A stretch of the Ornithodoros turicata isolate Travis chromosome 4, ASM3712646v1, whole genome shotgun sequence genome encodes the following:
- the LOC135391400 gene encoding zinc finger protein 501-like — MELTPKFSNGVSNVKLAAPDAACLPERGQFPLQQHCSESALGGAAVGLCHIKEEPRDDSWNEHPTVEVKTEPYDTAIFAEWDHTEHSHGSTSEDATASTLTLHVKEEPTDVCDPTLPTGLKCDLGPDTFSQSVSAKNHSVEHTGEMPYRCGYCPAAFSREESFRRHAWTHAGEKPYKCDICSAAFSRNALLRKHSQTHSAKKPYKCGHCPAAFSREEDFRLHTWTHTGEKPYKCDICSAVFSRNSLLREHSRAHTGERPYKCNLCPEEFTQARHLRRHKWTHVGEKPQERNLGPPVLQSQVGPSLATVWLTYSSPLLAPCWPTSSFLSTGLYTGQ, encoded by the exons ATGGAGCTGACCCCAAAGTTCAGTAATGGTGTCTCGAATGTGAAATTGGCAGCCCCAGATGCCGCGTGCCTGCCAGAGCGGGGTCAGTTTCCGCTCCAGCAGCACTGCAGCGAGTCTGCATTAGGAG GGGCAGCAGTTGGACTGTGCCACATTAAAGAAGAACCTCGGGACGACTCTTGGAATGAACATCCGACGGTAGAAGTGAAAACGGAGCCTTATGACACCGCAATTTTTGCGGAATGGGACCATACAGAACACAGCCACGGCTCCACATCAGAAG ACGCAACAGCAAGCACTCTCACACTCCATGTCAAGGAGGAACCCACGGACGTTTGTGATCCAACGTTGCCGACGGGCCTGAAGTGCGACCTCGGTCCAGATACGTTCTCCCAGTCCGTGAGTGCCAAGAACCATAGTGTGGAGCACACCGGCGAGATGCCCTACAGGTGTGGCTACTGTCCTGCAGCATTCAGCCGCGAGGAATCCTTCCGGCGACACGCATGGACGCACGCAGGCGAGAAGCCTTACAAGTGCGATATTTGTTCCGCAGCGTTCAGCCGGAATGCGCTGCTACGCAAGCACAGTCAGACACACTCTGCCaagaagccctacaagtgcgGTCACTGTCCTGCAGCATTCAGCCGTGAGGAGGACTTCCGGCTACACACGTGGACACACAccggcgagaagccgtacaagtgcgatatTTGTTCCGCGGTCTTCAGCAGGAACTCGCTGCTACGTGAACACAGTCGGGCACACACGGGTGAGAGGCCGTACAAGTGCAATCTTTGCCCGGAAGAGTTCACCCAGGCAAGGCACCTGCGACGTCACAAATGGACACACGTGGGAGAGAAGCCACAGGAGAGGAACCTCGGTCCTCCCGTGCTACAGTCACAGGTCGGGCCAAGCTTGGCAACAGTTTGGCTGACCTATAGCTCGCCTTTGTTAGCACCATGCTGGCCAACCAGCTCGTTTCTTAGTACGGGTCTATACACTGGCCAGTGA